In Orcinus orca chromosome 15, mOrcOrc1.1, whole genome shotgun sequence, the DNA window CTCTAGGTGCTGTAGGGTTCAGGCAGGTGAGGTAAATGAACAGAGCAGTCAAGGTGTTGGACAGTAGGGAGTGGTAGGGACTGTGGCAAACTGGAGCTCCCACAGCTTGTCTTAAAGGGGCAGATCCAGACAATCAATTATTGCCATGTAGGAATGGGGACCCAATATTGCCTGATCttcagagtttttttgttttttaatccaacaGTCTGGATTTTATGTGtggaatcttattttttaaattttggcactAGTTTACCTAACAACAATAACACAACAATAATACTTTGAGCCAATCATTACACGTTTGCAGCTGGACTGGCCTGTGGGTTGCCAGTTTGAGACCCCCAGGTTTAATGCTCAGCATGCCTTCCGAGGTGGCAGTCACGGTCCTTGCTTACAAATGACACCGAGTGAGGCTAGGTCTTACACAGCACTGACATAATAGAAATGCAGACAGGGGTTCGCTTTGCAGAAAGGTCTAGGACCCGCTAAATGTTGGAGATGTAATGGCCGAACTCCTAGAGCCTGGGTTAAGAGGTCCTGATTTATGCCACACCTCTCCCCacgtacagatggggaaaccgaggcccagagaggtgaggcaCCTTGGCCAAGAGTCGTGGACTCAAGGCTAGGCCTCCAGACTCGCAGTGGGaacctcttccttcttccctcatcCCCGCCTGCGGATTGAGCTCTGGGCCTCCAAACTGGGACATGGGGGATTTACCCCACAGCTGCAGGGCTCTTGCCTGGGTTGCCAGTGGAGGTGCTAAGTGGGACACAGccaaggcagggaggaagggagggaagcgGGAGGCCAGCGCCCCAGACAGCCTGGCCCTTGTGGGAGGAACCAAGATCAATGACACCCAAGTGTCCCCCAGTTTTCAGCCTCCATGGTAGGCAGAGGCCACGGGCAGGGAGCAGGGACTTCCTCAGGCCCACGAGGATGGGTGGGGTCGCAGGAACCCAAGGGAGCCCCTTTCTTTGCCGCTCTGATACTTGTTCCTCCTTCTTAAGAAAGGAGGAAGTTGATGAGCTGATATCAAAGGCTAAAATTACCCTGGAACATGGTGGGCTGGGGGGGCAGCCTTGGGGGCAGTTCAGGGTTCCAGATGAGTGGGACCTCCACCCTCACCTCTGGGCAGCTCCAGGTGCCCAGCTCCTGTCAGGGCTCACTGTCAACGCAGAGATGCCCCCGGGAAGTTGGCACACACCCAGAGAGGGTATTGTCTTATGTGTGAATACAACCCCTAAATAAACACTGCAGCACATTCTCGGGCTAAATATAGCTTGGTGAGTGTGAGGGGTAGGTGAGGAGCCCCCTGGGGGGAGCTTGCACCCAGGATAGAGAGACACCTTCTCCCCAAGTCCCCTCTGCTGGAGCTGGGGGCGCCAGCCTTACGTGCATGCAGGTGGGCCAGGCCTGGGTCTCACACAGAGGGGCGCCGTGCTTTACAGTTTGcagggggcagaggctggggctgggggatgtGCAAGGGAGCCAGCTGAACTGGGTTCactactgagcctcagtttcctcatctggaaaacagagataatagtatctaccccCATGGGATTGCTTTAGGAGTAAAGGTGACAGTTCAGGCTTAGTTTTTGACACTCCGTAGCTAGTGTTGAATGCAGGAGAGTGTGGTGAAGAGcagagttcaaatcctgcctgggttcaaatcctggctctgccacttatagctgtgtggccttgggcaagtcacctgacACCTCTGAGCCTCTGGTTCCTCAGCTGTAAACTGGGAATAATGATGATGCCGTTTTCATAGGGCTGTGCCcgtagcacagtgcttggcacaaagcAGACTCTGAGGCTGTTTGGCTAATTCTGATCGTGCAGGATTGGTATTATTACTCCATTttccaggtggggaaactgaggcccagagaggaaaagCCTCCTTGGCAGACCAGGATGGCCTCCTGACCTGTCTCCCATTCTACTTCCCCTTGTACCACCCATCTTTAGTCCttgctgcctcagtttccccagctgagAAGTGGATTTGAGGGGCCCCTCTCACCTGCCGCTCCTCTCCGCAGGATGTGAAGAACCTGGCCATAAGTGGCTTTCTCTTCCTGCGATTCTTCGCTCCTGCCATCCTCACCCCGAAGCTGTTTGACCTTCGGGACCAGCACGCAGATCCCCAGACCAGACGCTCACTGCTGCTGCTTGCCAAGGTGCCGGCAGTGGAGCCCCCCCATCTCGGGTGCCCTTAGCCAGTGAGAAGCATGGGAGGAACAGAGTGGAGGCCGGACCCATGGAAGACCCAAATGAGACCCAGAGAAACCTCTGTTTGAAACGGCACCATTAGCTTTCCATCCTGAATGTGAAagcattcatttctctttctaattcccTCTTTGGAACAAAACCCCTACCCTTCCAGGGGCAAAGCGGGAAGCAGGCTAGCAGTCATTTATGCCTTAGTATGAATTAGACCATCCTTTGCAAAGGgaccacattctgaggttctgatgGGCTCGAGTATGCATGATGGCATCAAGCAGTCCTGAATGGGGTTATCTGGGTTCAGGAGGGGATAAAATAAAAGCACTGGGGATACATATCTGTGCACAGAGAGGGACAGATATCGTCTAAAGCAGGTGCTGCTAGgagttttctccttttattgaGCACTGATTTGGGAGCCAGGACTCTGGGGCTCTGTTCTGGGTCTACAGAGGGCCTTCCTCACTGCAGTGACCTTGGTGCTGGCATCCCCTGCTTCTTTGCTCCAGGCTGTGCAGAGCATTGGAAACCTGGGCCAGCAGCTGGGCCAGGGCAAGGAGCTGTGGATGGCCCCCCTACACCCCTTCCTGCTGCAGAGTATTTCGCGTGTGAGAGACTTCCTGGACCAACTGGTGGATGTGGATGGGAAGGAGGGTGAGTTCCTGTGGCCCTGCCACAGCCAGCTTGTCATTCCACTGGACCCTCGGGACCTGCCCTtctaccacccctcccccacccctagcACTGAGACCGTGGACCTGTGGGTCAGCTagtcagtcaacaaacatttcctgGCACATACCGTGCTAGGTCCCACAGATGAACAGACTCAGGCCCTCCAGACCATTCCAGCCCGTGTGGAGATGTGAGTGGGAATCGTGGCATGGTACTCATGCAATTGACAAATATCTATTAAGTGCCTACTTTGTAATAGCcactgttccaggtgctggggaaaCAGCAGTGGACGAAACAGAAGAAAGTCCTGCTCTCATGGAAGTTTTATTCTAGTGGAGACAACAAGCTGTAAACAAGATTAATTACCAAATCACATGTGTTAACGGAGTGATAAGTGcttaggagaaaaaataaaagagggaagggAATATTGGGCGGGGGGTGGCAGGTCATTCTTTTAGAGAGGGTGGCCAGGAATGGCCTCACTAGGGTGATATTAGAATAAAGACCTGAAAGAGGACAGAGAGCAAGCCATGAGGATCCTGGGGAAATGTTCCAGGCTgggcacagcatgtgcaaaggccctgaggtggggacAGAGAGTGACAGTGAGGGGGCCAGTGAAGAAGAATGAATGAGAGGGAGTGAAAGAGAGGTGAGGGGGGCAGATCATGTGGGGTTGCTGGAAGGATTTTGGCTTTCACCTGGAGTGAAATGGAACTACGGGAtagttttaagcagaggagttgGGGGTGAGTCTATATCAGAGTGTGGGGCCCGGGTTATGAGACAGTTGGGTCCAAGTCACATAGGAGCAGCCTGTCAAAATGTGGAGGCCTGGTTGTGGCCTGATGAGGTCCCTGTGTGCTGGGGAGGGCCTGTGTCTGGACACCCCTAAGGGTGGCTAGatccagggaactccctggactGACTCCATAAGGCGTGGCTCCCCCTGCTGGCTGCCTGCACATCCCTCAAGCTGGAAAGGGATCGCCAAGGCCAGCTTTGGGCCCCCCACTCCCTGACACCCCCAGGCCCCATTCCCTATGGAGAAAGTGGAGTCCAAAGTCATCTTCTCCATCCTCCTGCCTCTAGGGGAGCCAAGAATCACGCTCCTCCATGAGGCCCTCGGCAGGTTGAGCCTGGGTGGGAAGGGTTCACAgtcccccctccccatttcccagaGCCTGGGGGCCCAGCCAGGGCCCTGGTCCCGCCCTCGGTGACCGTTCGAGAAGGCTACCTGCTCAAGCGCAAGGAAGAGCCCGCCGGCCTGGCCACACGCTTTGCGTTCAAGAAGCGCTACTTCCGGCTCAGCGGGGAGATGCTCTCCTACTCTAGGAGTCCTGAGTGTCAGGTGGGGCTCCAGCCCACTGTGGAGGGTTTTCCAGGGGTGGCCTCACTCATAGAGCTGCCTCTTTGTACCCAGGGAGATACTGAGGTCCAGGAGGGGACAAGGACTGCCCAAGGCCCCGTGGCAGCTTAGCAAGTCCAAACTCTGAGGCCAGGCTCTGCTCATATCTTTGGGTCAGTGTGGGCACAGGACACGGACAGGCAAACGCCTACACATAGCATCAGACATTCTTCAGAACAGGCACCTCTGGTGGCTGGGACGTATCCTCCCAGATGTGGACATGCACAGGGCATGGACACTGCTGAACCCCACTCAGATGTGACCACCCAGGTCTCTGCCCGCATACCATAGAGACTCACAATTGGATCTGTTCACCCAGAGGTACATGCCCGGCTGGACAGGCACTCACATCCAGacatttgttcactcattcattcatccatcaagcATTTAttcgagcacctactgtgtaccatgcAGTGTTCTGGTCACTGGAGATACCACAGTAAACAAGACATAaactccctgccctcatggggctgcCATTCAAGCCTAGCACAAACTGAGACACACACTGGATCTACCCATTTCTGTGGCTGCACAGCTACAGACCATAATAGCTAACACTGGAGAGGGTGCCCACAACTTACTCTTTCTACTTTATCAGCAGAGTGTAGATTCTAGAGTTCAACTCTCTGGGTTTCAATTCTGGCTCCACCAGCTGAGTGACCACAGGAGGGTCCTTTAAtcctcctgtgcctcagtttcctcatctataagttGGGAGGAATAATAGACCCAGCCTCAGAAATGTGTTGTAATGATGAAATAAGTGGAGAAATGTATCGTGCTTAAACTACATCTCAAGTGCTGTGTCGGGGTTGCGATGGTGGAAACTGATGTCCAGAGACGTTGTCACTTAGAGAGTGATGGGCCGGGACTGCAGGACTCACGGAACTGCCAAGTGGACACGCACATAGCACAGATGCGCGGGGTGAATGTCCCCACGCCAAGGCACACACCCACAGGAAAGCTGTCCCTGGGCACAGCCACGCCAGCCCCAGCCCCCGGCCCGCCCGGCAGCGACAGTCCTCTCTCACAGACGCGATCCTCCATGCCGGTGTCGCACATCCGCGCCGTGGAGCGCGTGGACGAGGGCGCCTTCCAGCTGCCGCACGTGATGCAGGTGGTGACGCAGGACGGCGCGGGAGCGCTGCACACCACCTACCTCCAGTGCAAGGTGAGGCGCTGCGAATATGAGGGAGGAGCGGAGGGAGCCCCTTGGGTCCCACCCCACCTCTGACCGCCCCCCACCAACTCCCTGAAGAACGTGAACGAGCTCAACCAGTGGCTATCGGCCCTGCGCAAGGCCAGCGCCCCCAATCCGGACAAGCTGGCCGCTTGGCACCCCGGTGCGTTCCGCAGCGCGCACTGGACCTGCTGCCTCCAGGCCGAGCGCTCAggtgagggggcggggaggggcggactcaggccccgccctccacacCTGTCAATCAGAGAGTGTCCCACCTCATCCTGGGTTGGCGCTGCAACTTTGGGcgagttccttaacctctctcttGCCTTGAAGTCTCCCCAAGTGTGAAATGGGGTTGATAATAGTGTCCACCttgtagggttgctgtgaggagtaAATAAGTTGACATATGCAAAGcgattagaacactgcctggcacagatATCTTTCAAGCACCCACTAAACACCGGGCATCTAGTGGTACACAGACGTCAGGCTTGCTCTCAAGGAAAACAAGTGAATAACCAGACCATTGTAACACAGTGTTACAAGTGCCAAGGTGCGGCTTTTGAGACTCCAGAGAACACCTCTGACCCAGCCCCAGGGTAGGACagcaaggagggcttcctggagtagGTGCCACTTAAATGTGACCTGAGAAGGATAAGAGTTAAGTAGTGAAGTTGGAGGAAGGAAGAGTGTTTCAGGCAGAGCAAACGTGGGCTGAAGGATTGAAAAAGGTCTGTGGCTGGAGCGTAGAATgtgggagggggatggagagCAGTGAGACCATGGCTCTTCTGGGCGAAGGTTGAGGCGGTGGGGCTGAGGGAAGTAGTAGGTTTGAAGCGTGATTTTAGAGGCAGAAGGGGCAGGGCTTGGCCATGGGGCTTCTGAAAGGGGAATGGGAGGTTAACGATGATGCCGTGTTCCCCTCAGTTGCCGGTTGCAGCCGCACACACTCAGCCGTCACCCTGGGGGACTGGAGTGACCCGCTGGATCCTGATGCTGAGACCCAAATGGTGTATCGGCAGTTGCTTCTAGGGCGGGACCGGCTCAGGTGGGTCCTCCCCACCACCCAACCCACTTCACTGTGCCCTGCTGGGGCTACTACCCACTGTGCCCTCCCCATGTCCACATGTTCTTTCTTTCCATGTGCATCTGATGAGCTTCCGGGGGCGCAGGCTCCAGGGAAGGACGGGGAAGCATCCTCAGGTGGACCCTAATGTGGAACTGTAtcttgggatctttttttttttttttttaatttttactttttggtcatgctatgcagcatgtggggtcttagttccctgatgagggatcGAATCCGCACCAATgcattagaagcacagaatcttaaccactggaccgccagggaagtcccgtggatCTTGGGATCTTTTGATACCCAGGACTCCAGAGACAGAGGGCACAGAGCTTGGATGTGTCCCTCCACCTTGCTGGCTGGCCTCAGGATCACTGTCATTCAGTGACGGAGATGTGTTCCAACTCATGGTGTGGGTTCTGAAGCTggcctgcctgggttcaaatcctggacTGGctactcactggctgtgtgatctcgGGCGAGTTGCTTACCTtctctacctcagtttcctcatctggaaaataaggGTACCAATTGTACATACCTCATGGGGTTGTCCTAAGGAACAAATGAGCTAATACAGGTAAAGCACTTTGTAGGTGCCTGGCCACATAATTAGCTTTCAATAAAGGGTAACAATTATTATTATgctctgtgaccttaggtaagttacattacttctctgtgtctcagtgatCATCTGTATAACGGAGCTAACAGTAAGTACCTACATGTGTTTTGTGCTAATTAAATGAGTTTATACATGTAAAGGGCTTAGAATAGGATCTGACATGCTATAAATGTTTgctgtgatgatggtgatggtttaGTGGGAACCTGTAATGTCTCCGTCAACCAGCAGAATCTCTGGGTTCGAGAGCAGCATTGGGACTCAGGAACCAGCTTGGTTTTCTCCCTCTTAACTTTCAGGATGAAATTCCTGGAGGATTCCACCCTGGATACGACTCCCGAGGCAGACACAGAGAAGGGCTCCAGTGCCACGGAAGGTAAGGGGATAAGGAGGTCCCTTTTCTTTGCCCTCTCCCACAACTTGCTCAGCACCCCGCCCTGTCCTCCCCTCCCGCTCTCCTCTTTCCAGTCCACCAGCAGGCCAGTGGCTGTGTGTATGCGGCCCGGGCACATTTTAGGATCTCAGGGCACCAGGCACATATGGGGCCTGAGGAAGCCACTGGATCTGAATTACAGCAGCCTGCCCTGGCCTCGCTGAGCCCCTGtggcctccttttctttctcccaggGGCCTGTCCTGCTGCCCTGGCTCACCAGAGAGAGGCAGCTGCCCGTCTGCTGGAGGTGCTCGCAGACCTGGATCAAGCCCACGAGGAGttccagcctcaggagcagcggaagGTGGCCCCGGGCCCCCTGAGGCCCTGAGGACACGCCAGAGCCAGCCTGAAAGGAGGCGAAAAGAGCCGGTGGGCCCTTCTCAGCGTCCCCTGGCCCAGGAGTCTCCTCGTGGCTGTCTGGTACCTCGTGGctgctgtggcttgcaggctcctggAGATATCCTAATCCCATGTGTCCTAAGCTGAGAACCCAGGCATGGAAACCCTTTGGCAGGGGACCATCCTTGCACTGAATGAGTCTTACCCTCTGGGTTGAGGCACTCTGGAGTGGATGGAATAAGGAACCTGACCCACTTGTCTCAGCCTGAGGTTTCTGCTTCACAGGACTGGCCTCTACCCACACTGACATGGCCAGCCTGGCCCTGAGCTGCTGGATACGGCTGTACCTGAATCCCTGATGCCCATGTGGCCTTGTTGGCCCAGATAGGCACTAAACAGGCTCAGCCCTTCT includes these proteins:
- the RASAL1 gene encoding rasGAP-activating-like protein 1 isoform X6; translation: MLEDVRGRCLRCHVLQARDLAPRDISGASDPFARVFWGSQSLETSTIKKTRFPHWDEVLELREMPGPPSPLRVELWDWDMVGKNDFLGMVEFPPQVLQQNPPNGWFHLLPFPRAEEDSGGSLGALRLKVRLTEDRVLPSQYYQPLRELLMESVLGPAEEDAASPLAVLEELTSGDCRQELATKLVKLFLGQGLAGPFLDYLTRREVARTTDPNTLFRSNSLASKSMEQFLKLVGMPYLHEVLRPVINRVFEEKKYMELDPCKMDLGRTRRISFKGAPSEEHVREVSLGLLTGYLGPIVDTIVGSVGRCPPAIRLTFKQLRQCVEERFPQAEHKDVKNLAISGFLFLRFFAPAILTPKLFDLRDQHADPQTRRSLLLLAKAVQSIGNLGQQLGQGKELWMAPLHPFLLQSISRVRDFLDQLVDVDGKEEPGGPARALVPPSVTVREGYLLKRKEEPAGLATRFAFKKRYFRLSGEMLSYSRSPECQTRSSMPVSHIRAVERVDEGAFQLPHVMQVVTQDGAGALHTTYLQCKNVNELNQWLSALRKASAPNPDKLAAWHPGAFRSAHWTCCLQAERSVAGCSRTHSAVTLGDWSDPLDPDAETQMVYRQLLLGRDRLRTPETEGTELGCVPPPCWLASGSLSFSDGDVFQLMVWVLKLACLGSNPGLATHWLCDLGRVAYLLYLSFLIWKIRVPIVHTSWGCPKEQMS
- the RASAL1 gene encoding rasGAP-activating-like protein 1 isoform X5; amino-acid sequence: MCWTRIPWGIDSWINLNHVDPDAEVQGEIFLAVQMLEDVRGRCLRCHVLQARDLAPRDISGASDPFARVFWGSQSLETSTIKKTRFPHWDEVLELREMPGPPSPLRVELWDWDMVGKNDFLGMVEFPPQVLQQNPPNGWFHLLPFPRAEEDSGGSLGALRLKVRLTEDRVLPSQYYQPLRELLMESVLGPAEEDAASPLAVLEELTSGDCRQELATKLVKLFLGQGLAGPFLDYLTRREVARTTDPNTLFRSNSLASKSMEQFLKLVGMPYLHEVLRPVINRVFEEKKYMELDPCKMDLGRTRRISFKGAPSEEHVREVSLGLLTGYLGPIVDTIVGSVGRCPPAIRLTFKQLRQCVEERFPQAEHKDVKNLAISGFLFLRFFAPAILTPKLFDLRDQHADPQTRRSLLLLAKAVQSIGNLGQQLGQGKELWMAPLHPFLLQSISRVRDFLDQLVDVDGKEEPGGPARALVPPSVTVREGYLLKRKEEPAGLATRFAFKKRYFRLSGEMLSYSRSPECQTRSSMPVSHIRAVERVDEGAFQLPHVMQVVTQDGAGALHTTYLQCKNVNELNQWLSALRKASAPNPDKLAAWHPGAFRSAHWTCCLQAERSVAGCSRTHSAVTLGDWSDPLDPDAETQMVYRQLLLGRDRLRTPETEGTELGCVPPPCWLASGSLSFSDGDVFQLMVWVLKLACLGSNPGLATHWLCDLGRVAYLLYLSFLIWKIRVPIVHTSWGCPKEQMS
- the RASAL1 gene encoding rasGAP-activating-like protein 1 isoform X8; translation: MRCWSCGRCQVPHPRCGWSSGTGTWLARMTSWVEFPPQVLQQNPPNGWFHLLPFPRAEEDSGGSLGALRLKVRLTEDRVLPSQYYQPLRELLMESVLGPAEEDAASPLAVLEELTSGDCRQELATKLVKLFLGQGLAGPFLDYLTRREVARTTDPNTLFRSNSLASKSMEQFLKLVGMPYLHEVLRPVINRVFEEKKYMELDPCKMDLGRTRRISFKGAPSEEHVREVSLGLLTGYLGPIVDTIVGSVGRCPPAIRLTFKQLRQCVEERFPQAEHKDVKNLAISGFLFLRFFAPAILTPKLFDLRDQHADPQTRRSLLLLAKAVQSIGNLGQQLGQGKELWMAPLHPFLLQSISRVRDFLDQLVDVDGKEEPGGPARALVPPSVTVREGYLLKRKEEPAGLATRFAFKKRYFRLSGEMLSYSRSPECQTRSSMPVSHIRAVERVDEGAFQLPHVMQVVTQDGAGALHTTYLQCKNVNELNQWLSALRKASAPNPDKLAAWHPGAFRSAHWTCCLQAERSVAGCSRTHSAVTLGDWSDPLDPDAETQMVYRQLLLGRDRLRMKFLEDSTLDTTPEADTEKGSSATEGACPAALAHQREAAARLLEVLADLDQAHEEFQPQEQRKVAPGPLRP